GCCCGGTGGGATTATCCGGCGTGACTTCGTCAGAGTTGGGCAGGCGCACATTGCCGACGGAACCGAAGATCTGCTCCCACAGGCCGAGTTCCCGGCCACGAGTCGGGGTTTCACGCGATGCGTAATTGATGACCTGGCCGTCTTCCGCGGAGTATTGGAGGACTTCCTCGACCTTGTCGTCGGTGCCGAAAGCGATGGCCGTGATATTCCGCGTTTTCACCCGTGGGCGATAGAATGCGACCCGCTCTTGCAGTTCGGACATGTAGATCCAGGTATTGTCGTCGAACAGGCTTTTGGTCGATGGTGAACCAAGCTGCGCCAGCACGGTTGAGCGCGTGTCTTCACCGGGCTGGATTTCGCTAGGCTGAGCCTCATCCGCGACATAGCCGTGATAGTCGCGGCTGGGCGTAAGGCACGCAGTCAGCGGAAGGGCCAGAAGGCCTACGGCCAGAATTGCGCGTCGCGCCATCGGCAAACTCCTGATAATGGTCCGCGTCAGACCTAGCGGCAGCGGGATGGCTTTGGCAAGCACATCAGTGCAGGAGAATATCATTGGCTGGCATCTGGAACCCGTTTCGAAATGTGAACGCGCAGAAACAGCGGGCAGATGCGCTGTATCGCGGCCTGATGGCGGCAGCCTTGTCACCAGAGGCTTATGTGGCGGGTGTCGTACCGGATGATATGGACCATCGCGTCCAGATGGTCGGCCTCCACGCCGCAATCCTGGTCTGGCAGCTCACCCAGAGGCCTGAAAGTGTGCTTCAGCGCCTGCCTCAGCTGATCCATACCCGTGTATTTGATGGATTTGATGCCTCCCTGCGGGAAACCGGTGTGGGGGATGCGTCGATCGCCCGGAAGGTGCGCAAACTGGCAGAGCATTATTACGGCCTCGGTAAGGCGACTGCCGATTCCTGCTCCAGGCCGGACGCCGAGCGCGCTGCTTCGCTTTCGAACGTTCTGGAACGTAATCGGGTTGCAACTACTGGGCGCGAAGCGGAGCTGGCACAATACCTGGTGGCAACCGCACAGGCCTTCGAAGCCGCCGCATCCGAGGCCTTTTTGTCTGGTACGCCGCCGTGGTTGAGCTTTCCTGCGACAAGCATACCCGGCGTTGCCAAGGTCTGAGGCGCGCCTTAAACAGCGCGAACGGCTCTCAATAGGGCCTGAATCCGGAAGGCGCCATGACTCGCGGAACGATCCTGTCAGTTGATGCAATGGGAGGCGACCACGCACCAGGCGTGATCGTCGATGGCGTTGCCGTGTTTCTGAAAGAACGAGCCGACTCGAAAGTGCTTCTTTTCGGCGATGAGGCGTCCCTCACGCCATTGGTCGCTGCCCATCCGGGGCTTTCCAGTCGATGCGAGATTATTCACTGCGACCACAAGATCACCAGCGATATGAAGCCAAGCCAGGCGTTGCGCCGCGGCAAGGGGTCGTCCATGTGGAATGCGCTGGAAGCCGTGAAGGAAGGTCGGGCAAACGCCTCCGTGTCGGCGGGCAATACCGGCGCGCTGATGGCCATATCAATGCTCGTCTTGCGCAAGATGGACGGTGTTCACCGCCCCGCCATGACGGCCATGTGGCCGACGCTTGCCGGGCGTTCGGTTGTCCTCGATGTCGGCGCAAACGTTGAGGCGGATGCTGCCCAGCTTGTGTCGTTTGCAATCATGGGTGAAGCCTATGCCCGCGCGACACTTGGGAAAGAACGACCGACGATTGGTCTGCTGAATATTGGCTCTGAAGAAATGAAGGGCC
This is a stretch of genomic DNA from Hyphomonas adhaerens MHS-3. It encodes these proteins:
- a CDS encoding outer membrane protein assembly factor BamE, which codes for MARRAILAVGLLALPLTACLTPSRDYHGYVADEAQPSEIQPGEDTRSTVLAQLGSPSTKSLFDDNTWIYMSELQERVAFYRPRVKTRNITAIAFGTDDKVEEVLQYSAEDGQVINYASRETPTRGRELGLWEQIFGSVGNVRLPNSDEVTPDNPTGRRR
- a CDS encoding ubiquinol-cytochrome C chaperone family protein, which encodes MAGIWNPFRNVNAQKQRADALYRGLMAAALSPEAYVAGVVPDDMDHRVQMVGLHAAILVWQLTQRPESVLQRLPQLIHTRVFDGFDASLRETGVGDASIARKVRKLAEHYYGLGKATADSCSRPDAERAASLSNVLERNRVATTGREAELAQYLVATAQAFEAAASEAFLSGTPPWLSFPATSIPGVAKV
- the plsX gene encoding phosphate acyltransferase PlsX, coding for MTRGTILSVDAMGGDHAPGVIVDGVAVFLKERADSKVLLFGDEASLTPLVAAHPGLSSRCEIIHCDHKITSDMKPSQALRRGKGSSMWNALEAVKEGRANASVSAGNTGALMAISMLVLRKMDGVHRPAMTAMWPTLAGRSVVLDVGANVEADAAQLVSFAIMGEAYARATLGKERPTIGLLNIGSEEMKGHEEVRQAHEILRAADLDLDYRGFVEGDDISMGAVDVVVTDGFTGNVALKTGEGVARMLGTRVREALMKSLATKAGAVLASSGLNQLREQMNPSNANGGVLLGLGGVSVKSHGGTDAQGFATACRLAADLATSHYPEEVAANLARIQKKGAAAG